One stretch of Candidatus Zixiibacteriota bacterium DNA includes these proteins:
- a CDS encoding helix-turn-helix domain-containing protein, producing MEKEFYTVKELAALLELNQYTIYRMVDRGELPVHIIGNSKRFRRSDVEDYLSRVRGLGKDEIREIKKKSSFGKRDR from the coding sequence ATGGAGAAGGAGTTCTATACAGTCAAGGAACTGGCCGCGTTGCTGGAATTGAATCAGTACACCATATATCGGATGGTCGATCGCGGCGAGCTGCCCGTTCATATCATAGGCAACTCCAAGCGGTTTCGACGTTCGGATGTTGAGGACTATCTAAGCCGTGTCCGGGGCTTGGGAAAAGATGAAATCAGAGAGATCAAAAAGAAGTCGAGCTTCGGAAAGCGAGACCGTTAA
- a CDS encoding tyrosine-type recombinase/integrase, whose product MKGCRPLTIEEEAIAKRSFAGKYAARDRALFILGLKTGFRVAELLSLRLRDVVHAGQLVDRVYVERRNMKKKTEGRCVPLHQEAKAALADWIEQLHDLGYSKDDTFLFQSRKGQNRPITGTSAWHILHDAYEANEFTGKLGTHTMRKTFADRAYNALGGNIGKVARALGHKNINSTMSYLSFKQEEIDNAILNM is encoded by the coding sequence ATGAAGGGCTGCCGACCACTAACGATCGAAGAAGAGGCTATCGCCAAGAGGTCATTTGCCGGCAAGTATGCCGCTCGTGACCGTGCGCTGTTCATCCTGGGCCTGAAGACTGGCTTCAGGGTTGCCGAGCTTCTATCATTGCGGCTTCGTGATGTAGTTCACGCTGGCCAACTGGTCGATCGGGTTTATGTTGAGCGTCGCAACATGAAGAAGAAAACTGAGGGTCGCTGTGTCCCGCTGCACCAGGAGGCTAAGGCCGCCCTGGCGGACTGGATCGAACAGCTCCATGATCTGGGCTACAGCAAGGATGACACCTTTCTGTTTCAAAGTCGTAAGGGCCAGAACCGGCCGATCACCGGCACCTCCGCATGGCATATTTTGCATGATGCATACGAGGCAAACGAGTTCACCGGGAAGCTCGGTACCCATACCATGAGGAAGACTTTCGCTGATAGAGCGTACAATGCTCTCGGGGGAAACATCGGCAAAGTCGCAAGGGCATTAGGCCATAAGAATATCAATTCAACCATGTCGTATCTGTCCTTTAAGCAGGAAGAGATCGACAATGCCATCTTGAATATGTGA
- a CDS encoding DUF3800 domain-containing protein, producing MRFYMDESGDSTGFTSPRSSSTFNIALVKVAGPNQIRAICKRFCAAQISAGWPKDTEIKASLLFGASKNRDIPSSYRHKDRPQDQTMLLLDKLSRADMEIDYLTIKKQNVYRNLKTAPPFVLYNFLSGKLIELNLGDYADIDLYYDERNKEIRPKLNFQSYVTTIVYTKTKFESVAFKMYPCDSAANYCIRIADFVSWSVFRKFEYGDSRFLDILAPKIKHGEAWFQGG from the coding sequence ATGCGATTCTACATGGACGAAAGCGGGGACTCGACAGGCTTCACAAGCCCCAGGAGTTCTTCCACATTCAATATCGCGTTAGTTAAGGTTGCTGGTCCGAATCAGATCCGGGCTATCTGCAAAAGGTTCTGTGCTGCCCAAATATCTGCCGGGTGGCCCAAAGATACCGAGATCAAGGCGAGTCTTCTGTTTGGGGCCAGTAAGAACAGAGACATACCCAGCTCATATAGACACAAGGATCGACCCCAGGATCAGACAATGTTGCTGCTCGACAAATTGTCGAGGGCAGATATGGAAATTGACTATCTAACTATTAAGAAGCAGAATGTCTATCGCAACCTCAAGACAGCCCCGCCGTTTGTTCTGTACAACTTCCTATCAGGGAAGCTTATCGAGCTTAACTTGGGGGACTACGCGGATATTGATCTCTATTATGATGAAAGAAACAAGGAGATACGCCCCAAATTGAACTTCCAGTCGTATGTGACAACGATCGTATACACCAAGACCAAGTTTGAGAGTGTTGCGTTCAAAATGTATCCATGCGACTCTGCGGCCAATTACTGTATCAGGATAGCAGACTTCGTCTCTTGGTCTGTATTTCGGAAGTTCGAATATGGGGATAGTCGGTTCTTGGACATCTTGGCTCCCAAAATCAAACATGGAGAAGCTTGGTTTCAAGGGGGATAA
- a CDS encoding helix-turn-helix domain-containing protein yields MTDLLTIDGVADQLLLSKQTVRKLVKSGELPARMCSQSLRFLPEDVTEYLNRVKINAG; encoded by the coding sequence ATGACAGACCTTTTAACCATCGACGGGGTAGCCGACCAACTTCTACTCAGCAAACAGACCGTGCGGAAATTGGTGAAGTCCGGCGAGCTGCCAGCGCGAATGTGCAGCCAGTCACTCCGGTTTCTTCCGGAGGATGTCACCGAATATCTAAATCGAGTGAAAATCAATGCCGGATGA
- a CDS encoding protein kinase produces MENDCNIPNADDTQTYKLIAPGTKVSNYTVAERLGIGGIGEVYLAHDVELDRSVAIKFLKFTEMPDPKVVERFKSEAYTAAKLNHPNIVTVYEIGDFDDRPYVVQEFIDGEPLNMRVYPSGLSVPAFLSLAIQICDGLSEAHANRILHGDLKPSNILIDHNGRVKIIDLGISEDEHTSQFTDDQTITGTTAYMPPEQLKGLRVDERSDLFSLGVVLYEVLTLKHPFRQHTDNLTMNAIMQGTVTSISKVRSGVPAELEKIIMTMIDPSPENRPAAIVQIRSQLIAIMRDIQTNTGHKDVSSVSRQTSIAVLPFMNIGGGTHWEHFCQGISEEILVSLASVEGLRVTDRGKSFSLKNPSEDICTFGRDLNVEIVLKGSVRINQGRLIVSVQLVETQSGYQIWSKEYNRMLGDVFDIQDEIAESVVHSLKIVLGSNARKPVDQAPTNNVMAYDYFLRGRQYFHQRRKKSLQFAVSMLESAVDIDPNFAYGFALLAHCCSLLVHFYGDPRKSNLDRADKASQDALRLAPALGDAHAARGFVLWLLGDHENSDLAFKQARQLSPKNPEAYYLNARSHFQRGLFASAAKLFEKGCRVRDDHEARYFLAQTYASMGREAEARTAYVNALHIIERHVELHPDDARAITFGAVAYYRLDKPVSGLEWAQRALDADPTDAGIQYNVACLFALEGDQARAISCLKEAVKAGFAHRDWVMNDPDLRSLRSNPEFMSLNWRE; encoded by the coding sequence ATGGAAAACGATTGCAACATTCCGAATGCAGACGATACCCAAACATATAAGCTGATAGCTCCTGGAACCAAAGTCTCAAACTACACCGTGGCCGAACGGTTAGGGATAGGTGGTATAGGCGAAGTTTATCTGGCTCATGATGTTGAATTGGATCGATCAGTAGCCATTAAATTTCTTAAATTCACTGAGATGCCGGACCCGAAAGTGGTGGAGAGATTTAAGTCGGAGGCTTACACAGCCGCAAAACTCAACCATCCAAATATCGTCACTGTCTATGAGATAGGAGACTTTGATGATAGACCATACGTTGTGCAGGAGTTTATAGACGGTGAACCATTGAACATGCGCGTCTATCCCTCTGGTCTTTCTGTACCAGCCTTCCTGTCACTGGCGATACAAATATGTGACGGTTTGAGTGAAGCTCATGCAAACCGTATTCTTCACGGAGATTTAAAACCGTCCAATATACTTATTGACCATAATGGTCGAGTCAAGATAATAGACCTTGGAATATCGGAAGACGAGCATACTTCACAGTTCACTGATGATCAGACGATTACAGGCACGACAGCTTATATGCCGCCCGAACAGCTCAAAGGTTTACGAGTTGACGAGCGATCGGATCTATTTTCCCTTGGTGTCGTACTCTATGAGGTGCTTACATTGAAGCACCCATTTAGACAACACACCGATAATCTTACTATGAATGCTATTATGCAAGGTACAGTCACGTCGATTTCCAAAGTACGGTCTGGAGTTCCTGCTGAATTGGAGAAAATCATAATGACTATGATTGATCCCAGCCCCGAAAATAGACCGGCTGCCATCGTACAAATTCGCTCCCAGTTAATAGCCATTATGAGGGATATACAGACAAATACTGGACATAAGGATGTGTCTTCCGTTTCACGCCAAACATCTATTGCTGTTTTGCCTTTCATGAATATTGGAGGAGGAACGCACTGGGAACACTTCTGTCAGGGCATCTCCGAAGAGATATTGGTGTCGTTAGCATCCGTAGAAGGACTTCGGGTAACAGATCGGGGTAAATCGTTTTCATTAAAAAACCCGTCCGAAGATATTTGTACATTTGGGCGAGATCTCAATGTTGAAATAGTCCTGAAAGGAAGTGTTCGAATAAACCAGGGACGGCTAATAGTTTCGGTGCAACTCGTTGAAACCCAATCCGGATATCAGATATGGTCCAAGGAATATAATCGAATGCTCGGTGATGTATTTGATATTCAGGACGAAATAGCCGAGAGCGTCGTACATTCCCTGAAAATTGTATTGGGAAGTAACGCTCGCAAGCCTGTCGATCAGGCACCTACTAATAACGTCATGGCATACGATTATTTCCTTCGTGGCCGCCAGTATTTTCATCAACGACGTAAGAAGAGCCTACAATTTGCAGTCAGCATGCTGGAAAGTGCAGTAGATATCGATCCCAATTTTGCATATGGTTTTGCTCTACTGGCTCATTGTTGTTCTCTCCTTGTTCATTTTTACGGAGACCCAAGGAAGTCAAATTTGGATCGAGCTGATAAAGCCAGCCAGGACGCTCTGAGATTGGCACCTGCTCTGGGAGACGCACATGCAGCTCGTGGTTTTGTACTTTGGTTACTCGGAGATCACGAGAATTCTGATCTTGCATTTAAACAGGCTCGTCAACTTTCTCCAAAGAATCCTGAAGCGTACTATCTAAATGCTCGTTCTCATTTTCAACGTGGGTTGTTCGCTTCTGCGGCAAAACTCTTTGAGAAGGGATGTCGGGTCAGAGACGACCATGAGGCAAGGTATTTTCTTGCCCAAACTTATGCTTCCATGGGAAGGGAAGCAGAAGCAAGAACTGCGTACGTAAATGCTCTGCACATCATAGAAAGACATGTCGAATTGCATCCAGATGATGCACGAGCAATCACATTCGGTGCAGTAGCTTATTATCGGTTAGATAAGCCAGTCAGTGGTTTAGAATGGGCACAGAGAGCTCTCGATGCCGATCCTACCGACGCTGGTATTCAATACAACGTTGCATGCTTATTTGCGCTGGAAGGGGATCAGGCTCGGGCTATTAGCTGCCTAAAAGAAGCAGTCAAAGCTGGATTTGCCCACCGTGATTGGGTTATGAATGATCCTGATCTTAGATCTTTAAGAAGTAATCCGGAATTTATGTCTCTGAATTGGCGGGAATGA
- a CDS encoding tail fiber domain-containing protein, producing MSRLRYVIVVIVCLMTTTLILAGAAPQLLNYQAVLLDGDGNPVTTEVSVKFAIYDAASGPTELWSETANITPNNDGAFDHILGQQAKGPIDDSVFEGSDRWLGITVGADAELSPRTRLVSSAYSMRVSTIDNADAGVVHGGLVVAPTEEGRGDDATLNIQDSEGINVITMDATGDTPLLIVKGPGGDDLTQVSGAGVDIVTSSAKGVSRVHIAQDGIYFLNETLNDTNMVIYADGDIMGKGKVTIGGDHDASAQYANVFGYGNTVLQDSSSILGGYDNIVDGRSSAIGAGHGNSITGNNSFIGAGKDNHITGGASAFIGSGNVQKAMSTHSTVVGGYGNVAGSFRCFIGCGSENVAGDSLDLMGSYGSIVGCGYNNTAIGILSSIIGGELNTASHDHAVCAGGFTNTAAGQASFVGSGSHNYISSDGFHGVICGGEADTVSDWWATVLGGKGNVASGRASLAHGFYCRAEQENSYAFGRFAHSKHMGSIVFSDASLDTVESTGYNQFLIRAGGGVGINLNDPTEDIDINGTARLRGIAAGAGQPVLVDGNGVLWKGSSSERYKDNIETLSIDAEAILKLRPVSFQWKNGTDDIGLIAEEVATQIPELVFLDNEGRPEGVKYDKLAIYLLDVVSELRSQNAQLRDSQTTTNAKLEQLTEMVEILLAQQDGNDHPDLALGQ from the coding sequence ATGTCAAGGTTAAGGTATGTTATTGTGGTGATAGTGTGCTTGATGACCACCACCCTTATTCTTGCGGGGGCGGCGCCGCAATTACTCAACTACCAGGCGGTCCTTTTGGATGGAGATGGCAATCCGGTCACGACGGAAGTGTCGGTCAAATTTGCTATTTATGATGCCGCCAGCGGCCCTACGGAGCTGTGGTCTGAGACTGCGAACATTACTCCGAACAATGATGGTGCTTTTGATCATATCCTGGGCCAACAGGCCAAGGGACCGATCGACGACTCGGTCTTTGAGGGGTCGGACCGGTGGCTCGGAATCACAGTTGGAGCCGATGCAGAGTTGTCCCCTCGCACAAGACTGGTATCATCAGCCTATTCCATGCGAGTCAGCACAATCGACAACGCAGACGCTGGGGTTGTGCACGGTGGATTGGTCGTGGCTCCGACCGAAGAGGGGAGAGGCGATGACGCAACCTTAAATATTCAGGATTCAGAAGGGATCAACGTCATCACGATGGATGCCACAGGTGATACTCCTCTCCTGATTGTCAAGGGTCCGGGAGGTGACGACCTGACCCAGGTCTCAGGTGCAGGGGTCGATATCGTGACGTCAAGCGCAAAAGGTGTGAGCCGTGTACACATCGCCCAGGACGGAATATATTTTCTCAACGAGACCCTGAACGACACCAACATGGTGATCTATGCCGACGGCGATATCATGGGAAAGGGCAAGGTTACAATCGGTGGAGATCACGATGCCTCGGCCCAGTATGCCAACGTCTTCGGCTATGGTAATACAGTTTTGCAGGACTCGTCGTCTATTCTCGGGGGCTATGACAATATCGTCGATGGTCGCTCATCGGCTATAGGTGCCGGCCACGGCAATAGCATCACCGGGAATAACAGTTTTATTGGCGCCGGGAAGGATAACCACATCACTGGGGGGGCATCGGCCTTTATAGGGAGCGGCAACGTGCAGAAGGCCATGAGTACCCATTCCACAGTGGTTGGCGGTTACGGCAATGTGGCTGGCAGTTTCAGGTGTTTTATTGGGTGCGGGTCAGAAAACGTAGCCGGGGATTCTCTCGACCTCATGGGGTCGTACGGCAGCATCGTCGGCTGTGGTTACAATAACACCGCTATCGGCATATTGTCTTCGATCATCGGTGGCGAACTGAACACTGCTAGTCATGATCATGCTGTCTGTGCGGGAGGCTTCACCAACACAGCTGCCGGACAGGCATCGTTTGTTGGTAGTGGAAGCCATAACTACATCAGTTCGGACGGCTTTCATGGGGTCATATGCGGTGGCGAAGCCGACACCGTCTCAGATTGGTGGGCTACGGTTCTCGGAGGTAAGGGCAATGTGGCGAGTGGCCGCGCTTCTCTGGCTCACGGGTTCTACTGCCGGGCCGAGCAGGAGAACTCGTATGCCTTTGGTCGTTTTGCGCACTCCAAGCATATGGGAAGCATCGTATTCTCCGACGCGAGCCTGGACACGGTTGAATCAACAGGGTATAATCAATTCCTGATTCGCGCCGGCGGAGGAGTTGGCATCAATCTCAATGATCCCACCGAAGACATCGATATTAACGGCACAGCTCGGTTGAGAGGAATAGCCGCCGGCGCCGGTCAGCCGGTCCTGGTTGATGGCAATGGCGTTCTGTGGAAAGGCTCCTCCAGCGAAAGGTACAAGGACAACATTGAGACTTTGAGTATTGATGCTGAAGCCATCCTTAAGTTACGGCCGGTCAGTTTCCAATGGAAGAACGGAACAGATGACATCGGCCTGATCGCAGAAGAAGTTGCGACCCAGATACCGGAGCTTGTGTTTCTTGACAATGAAGGCAGACCGGAAGGTGTCAAATATGACAAGCTGGCCATTTACCTTCTTGATGTAGTCTCGGAGTTACGCTCACAAAACGCGCAATTGAGAGACAGTCAGACAACGACTAATGCGAAATTGGAGCAGTTGACAGAAATGGTTGAGATTCTCCTGGCGCAACAGGACGGAAACGATCACCCCGATCTGGCACTCGGGCAGTAG